The Festucalex cinctus isolate MCC-2025b chromosome 6, RoL_Fcin_1.0, whole genome shotgun sequence genomic sequence TAGATACAGGCAAATACACGGAGGAGCGCCAAAACAATGCCTTCGTGAGCCATCAATCAACCGCCTCAGATCGGCCATCTCTGATCCGACGACTCTGGCAAAGTTTCACACATGTTCAGCTGCTCGGCTTCTGAAGACAAATCACAGAGGCTGTCTCCCCCGTGATCGATTATCATCTGGACTCTCATCGTtgtcctttgttttattttgtttttttcttaacagtGTGATTTACAGGACAAATGGCTGCTCGCCGCAATAGAAATCTCACGTTTAGCAACAAAGACAAAACTGTTTAACACTTCATACAGTCGCAGGacaaccaaaaccaaaccaaaatataattttttttttaatcagtaatGCAAAAATACCACTAGcactaatattaataataataataataattattattattattattattattattattaataataataataataaaaattcacaTTTGGGAATTCCACTTTATCTAGATTTTTTTAGTTGACGATCTCAGACGATTCGATCTCGATTCgatctttgacgattcgatcaTGATTTgatctttgacgattcgatctttCACGGTTCGATCTTTGACAATTCGATCACGATTTgatctttgacgattcgatttttgccgattcgatttttttgccgattcgatttatatatatatatatatatatatatatatatatatatatatatatatatatatatatatataaatatagggtgtttaaaaaaaacgattctgcgatatatcgcgatactacatcgcgcgattctcgaatcgattaaataatcggcagaatcgattttttttttttttaggattcacaccttgagcatggaagaatgttatatgaacggaacattaagccttaatattttattttaatgctgttcaaacatgaaacagattacaacctctataagactgaaatttcagataaataaataatacattttcatataaatcttacactctacaagcttactgattagtattttctaaatttgaatgaaaaaaaatcgcaacaatcgacttataaattcgtatcgggattaatcggtatcgaatcgaatcgtgacctgtgaatcgtgatacaaatcgaatcgtcaggtactaggcaattcacacccctaatatatatatatatatatatatatatatatatatatatatatatatatatatatatatatatatatatatatatatatatatatatatatatatataaaaaaaaagagaagatgaGTCTCACCAAGATCGGAACGGCTAAAGATATCATCCTCTTCAATAACTAAAATAGTTTTAGAAGACAGCGTTATATATTAGattctgtaaaaaataaaaaaaatatataaaactcaTACAGTCTATAAACTATGAAAAGCAGTATCAtactgaaaaaatgtttgcaatagCTGATGATATGAGGCAATAATTGCTTGCAAAAGTAAACAATGAATGTGGCTAATTGGCTATTAATATGAACATGATTTTGGTCACATAAATTACATTGTTGATaaatacaaagtaaaaaaaaaaaagtttgtataATTTTTATTGACGGAATTCAGATTGGGTCAACATGGCCTCTTCAcatgttgttgtgttttgttttttgtttttgttttttttactttccaacCAAGTCCATAACCATCTGGATTCCACTTCGACTGTTGAGCATCTTGTCCAATCGAATCATATATTCTGTGTTGGATGCATCAATAATGGAGGTCAGATCAGTGGTCTTGGCGTCTTTTGATGCTGATTCATCTGAACACAGACctggcacacacaaaaaaaaaaaaaaagtgagaggcCAACATATcatactaatttaaaaaaaaaaaaaaaaagacaaatgttcTCACCTTTGTCTGAATCAAACATGACAGGTGAGGGTAAGTTCAGACATGCCACCTGCCTCTTAAATTCCTCCATCTCAGCACTTGTCACCTTGGGTCTCCTGGCTGGTAAACACAAGCGAAAGTCAGCATGTGTTGTACTTTCATCACTTTTCTTTACTCATCTCCCCTCAAGTTAATTTTTGACACCTGTAAAATACCAAGTAGTTATTTTTGGTATAGCTTAAACATGAGACAACCGTACATGTcagcatgtgtttttttttaatgtatttatttgttattatttttacctttttgcTTTGCTACAGTGTTTGaagtgcaaaacacaaaaactaaTAAACACCACAGCTGCTACGTATTTGAGCTATCCGTAGTTTAATGTAGCAGCCCATCAAAGtgattacaaatttttgaaCATGGTTGCCCACTTTGTTGTTTGTCTTACTCAGAAACTGCACGCCCCTGTAGGTGCTTTCTCCAAAGCTATAATTGGACAGAAGAATTAGGCAGTCAGGGCAGCTGGTCGTCAGGAGAACCTCAGTGGCAGCGATGGGACGCTCTAACGCAAACACACAAAAGacacaatgtttgtttttgtttgtgcaactaaagtaaacaaaaaaaaagagagagagaaagatcaATGTGAGTGTTGACAGTTCACCCGTGCGGAGAGTGTCATTGACCAAGGTCACCTTAGAAGTGACACTGAAGCAACGGcccaacctttaaaaaaaaaaagaaaaaaaaaagacaaaccaaAAAAGAATAAACCACACGCGTTCATAACAGAACACATTCATGTTATTCATTATGTAAAATCAAACAGCAGCAAAATTGACTGTACATTTTTTGGACTTGAAACACAAAGAAGGAGTCGCTCTCATTGGCAGGGTAGTTTTTCCCCCAGACGTTGTCCACAAGCATCTTCGTCAAAACTTTGGATCCTGGCATGTTGGTGCTTTCTGCCAGGTACGTCCACACGCCCAAGAACTACAGTACGCGGCGGAAGGATCATTTGCGCATAATGCATCATGTGCATTGACTCAACATCTTACCTGGTCGCGAGTTTGGATTTGCAACTGCTGGGTCAACGCGTCACAGTCGGTCACAGGAGCCGAGAGGCCCGCTGGCAGAAGCGCCACAGCGAGAATTAAGAAAAGCATTGTGGCTCGGTAAGTCGATTTACGTGGAGATGTTGGAGCTGCTCTTACTACAATGATCACAACATCTGCTCTCAGCTCTTATAACCTCAAAGCATGTATCAAAGTTCAACACTTTGTTTACACATGTTTTGTAATCTCTTTTGAGATGTTGGGGAAAGTTGACCCTAAACCTGTAAACTGTTCAGGATTTATCCTTCGATTAAAATACACAACTGtcaacaacagattttttttttttctctctcaatttGAAATGCTCCAAAATTCTGCTGCTGCGAGTTCTGACTTGAACGAcagttacgaatgtaactatGGTTCTTGATTCTTGACTACAAGTtgatttgtaaaaaaattaaaataaaaataaaaataaaaaaataaaaaggggtTACATTTGACCAATCCAGCTTGTAGTTAATTTTAATAACGAACAGGTTTAAAGTTAATAAAAGCTGGCTAAACTTGCTTGGCCCAAACTAGGCCGATGATAGAAGCTTTTTTTGGATGCTTGATATACTTCGTGTCCTTGAAGCAAATAAAAGAGCACGCGTGCACGTATCAAAGTTCAAACGATTTGTTTACACGTTTTGTAATGCGTTTTTGAAAGGGAaggtttaaaaagtgcattagtCATAACTCTCACATTTCACgcgcttgttttttttattattattattttttattattttattattttattatttttttttttttaaaggaaacgaCACAATTATTGTTTTGTGAGTGAACTTTAATAGCTAATCAGAGCAACACACTACTGGTAACAGGTTTGATTTGTACGCATATGCTCGCAGAAAACTGTAAAAGTGTTTCCCAAGGTATTTCAATCAGTTGATAAAGAAGtcgaaaattctgtccagcatccTCGCAACCCGCTGCCCCATCTTTGCTTCTAACAAGGAGTTGAAGGCAGCAAGTCCGTCCGACGTCGCGATGTCGTCTGGGCAGAGTTCTGTGTACAGAAACGCAagacctaatatatatacataatgtcGGGAAAAAACAGTGACCAAATGTGTAAGTGAGCTGAGGCTTCTCACCATGGCTTGGGTCCATCATGAGTGGGGAGGGCATCTGGAGACATTTTGCTTGCATCTTGAGCATTTCCACATCAGCAGGTGAAACGCTTCGTTGCTTGCCTGGAGATCAAGTAAAGCAAACGACcatcaaacaaacaattttcaaacaagcaagcaagcaactaggggtgtgaattgcctagtacctgacgattcgattcgtatcacgattcacaggtcacgattcgattcgataccgattaatcccgatacgaatttataagtcgattgttgcgatttttttcattcaaatttagaaaatactaatcagtaagcttgtagagtgtaagatttatatgaaaatgtattatttatttatctgaaatttcagtcttatagaggttgtaatctgtttcatgtttgaacagcattaaaataaaaatattaaggcttaatgttccgttcatataacattcttccatgctcaaggtgtgaatcctaaaaacaaataaaataaaaaaaaataaaaaaaataaaaataaaaaaaaattgattctgccgattattgaatcgattcgagaatcgcgcgatgtagtatcgcgatatatcgccgaatcgatttttttttttttaacacccctacaagcAACCATTAAATAGGTAACCATCGGTGAGGCTACAGTCAACAAAGTCAGTGAACCAATCAACTAGGGAtttaacaatatccaaatatcacgatacgataattatcacgatattgtggggaggttgacgctatttaaaaaaggtcacaatattgtaaaaaaacaaaaacaaaaaaaaacaaaaaaacagctcatactaaaaaagcacaatattgtgcttttgtacacaacagcaatacatataaactaccccCAATCtccaataacacttaatattgagggacttactcgctaatgcaaacacacattgagttcctccacatattgactcacttcacaagcatattacgttccccttcatctgacaattagtgtattttaaacatagaagggccaaaacatccctaatgaaaattaaactgcactaaaaaaaactagctaccagagggtgctacaactgcacaaatggaaatcaacctttgaaaaaaatgaaaatcaaccatctgacttttttaacagataagtggcatttaaatatcgtgaacatgatgacgacgacgatattgtggcagttttaatatcacgatattgccggtatcgttacatccctacaatcAACCATCAACTAgttttaatttcgtcaacaaaaactaaacagaaataattttgtcaacatacatttttcaccagactaaaaccctcattaataaacaataacaggggctaaaatcagtatgcatttttgtcgactaatgaagatgagaaaAATGTACTCgcttaaaaactggactaaaatctatggacattttagttcatgaacaaaaacgagacgaaaatgattttgtaaaatcttatctatgctaatctgtcactgtggcaCAGTCAcgtgacacacagtgacacgccccctttcaaatctagCTAGCGCAACATGCACAGATTAGATGGGACTGATATGAGATGGATTAACcgtgaatgtttaaaaaaaaaaaaaaaaaaaggaaattatagttttaatgtaacattaattCAATGGCTATAAATTCCAACAATGTTAACCTGatcgctaactaatgctagctaacttactagtTTGTAACattgagccatagtagccacttgatactgtaattgtgtgtcaagttgctttccataaaaaaaaaaaaaaaaaaggatttttttttaatgtgaaatagttttaaatctgaaatgttcaacattatctgctgacaaaaaatatacaaggataaaatggttgtcctgactaaaactaaactaaaacgttGCCAGTTTTTGACTAAAActacacaaataaaatgttttcttgggcTAAAATAAAGACCAAAATGCTTggtttatagtcgactaaaaattgactaaataaagcCAGGGATGAGGTTCATTAATTaagttaaaaactaacaagcgtgactgaaactagacaaaaaaaaaaaaaaaaaaaaactaggctaaatttaaaaatggcggataaaattaacacgaccatcaactcaacaaaaatacCTACAAGCAACTACTAACCAAGCAAAACTCAACCCAACAACTGTCAACCAATCAACAACCAGCAAACAGTTATCCCCAAGAAAAGCTCAACCGAATTACTAAAATTGAACCAGGCTAATCGAAGAAAACTATGCCTGGACGTTTCTTCACCATCCTCCATCTTCATCCCGACAACATCTGGAATTGCCAGGATGATTCCACTTCACAGAAATCACTTTCAATGCACAAGTGAGCAACAATCAACCAACCACCAATCAAGTACTCACTCCCAAACTCAGTCAAAGAAAATGCGTAGCTAATAACCACTGTATAAAAATCAGTCCATTTATCATTTATGCGTCTTACTGAAAAGCAGAAGACTCCTAAAAGAGTCTTGACTGGATTTGACTTCTTCATAGACCGCCAGGCAGTCTGAGCAGTCTGTCGGGAGGTACACTTCCTTCAGGTAGAATGGATGCTCTGtcgttgtaaaaacaaaacaaaacacatactgtatatagaaCTCCTGGAACAAGAGTTATCGAGCAGTGTTTCTCACATGGGTGTACGGGATATTTTTAAGGGAATAATTAAAACGTAGCACCCAtgcaaaaaatgcttttaaaaataaatagcatACTAATTTGCAAATACTTcactaaaatgtacatttttaaaataaacccaTTTTCCCTATACAGAAACGTCCTACCCGTGTCATTTttggttgtggatacagagaccacactaatccattatttatacaactaaaagctttaaaattcaatgaattgatggcgtataaccgccttaaaataatgtataaagcccatcatgaaatttcaccagttaatatacaagctagattcatatatatatatatatatatatatatatatatatatatatatatatatatatatatatatatatatatatatatatataaagggaAAGTGAATATAAATTGAGAGGAatagatattttttccaaacctaaatacagaacaaaacaaaatgatgtagttcaactcaaggtgtcagtctatggaacaatatggattgtaaaacaaaatcttctattagtatttttgaaaaatgtataaaagcacatttactgcaaatatatacatagtacaaggacatgcagttgaattatttttgaattattttgtagtGTTGTTACACTaaaagcgtcttgaccgctcgctgtcattcattttgtgttgattttttattttttttttattaagggcAGACATAATTTTTACTTCTTTAtgtccctttcatttcttttactttaaagagtgaaataaattgaattgaattgttacTCAACTtccattgtccaaaaaaaaccccTTTGTCTCAACTTAGCAAATGATAATTTTTGTGTGCacaaatttattcattaatttaattctctttctttctttcttttttaataacatCTTGTTATTTCCAAAAAAAGGTTGAGATTAATGAAATGAAGTTCCAAAATTTAATAAGTAAGACAATTATgacaacactgtattttaagtcTTGCTTTGCGCTGATTAAAGGGGTAttggctgaaaaaaatattccaaagggGGTAAATCAACGCCGTTAAGAGgatgttttaaataaataaataaataagtaaatactacataatgataataataacaatcttATCTTGAATCATGTCTGCTCACCGATCAACAATGTACTGTTTTCCATGGTCACGTTGTATATCATGCCGGAACACTCGCCATAgcttgagagagagaaaggctGCACTTAACAATACGTTTGTTATCATTGTGATAGTGTGACAAGTGAGTATGTTTACATTCTCTGCGTCTGCAAGATGGTGAGCACGTTGCTGAGGGAGGTGGCGCGGACGTCCAGCCAGATGCTGCTGAGCAGATGTCCCAGGGATCGACTTCCCGGGAGGTCAGAGCTTCCGCCCATGTACAGCCAGCGCCCCAACATCTGTGTCAAGAAAAATAATCATGCATTCACCTGTACAGTCAaactcaaactacattttacataaGAAAATATCGTGCATTTACTTACTGgttcttgctttaaaaaaaaaaaaaaaaaaatcgttaccAAAATTCAGTTACTGGTTAGGTCCGTAACATGTCAGAAAACAGGCAAAAATGGTCATAatgtttccaaagtaaaagcaaatgttttattttgattaaactaaTAGGTCAGTCCACTTTTATGGAGGACTGGAAAAATTTGCTCAAATTGTGAGTATTGAGTATGCAttaggacaattttaaataaaaaaaaatgtatcaaaatgaTTCAATGAGGATCAATATAAGGTATTCAAATTCAGTTTGTTAAAAATTTACACAACTAGAGAAAgtctaataataatcaaatgcaGCACCCATTTAGAAAGGTTTGACATCCCTGCATCATATTGTGTACTCATGAAGCGTCAAAAGTCATCTAGGTTCGAATCAACTGAACCAGCAATTTGCAAATGAGACAGCAGTTTTGTACTTACTTGCTCATTGCTGATACTTATGGGCTTCAGCAGAGCGTCGCAGCTCATTGGTGGAGCAGCCCGGCCCACGGAGAGGAGACCCAGCAAAAGAACGACAACACCGTCGCTCGTCATCTTCACCAACGTCTAACGGCtctttgaaaacgtttttacGCTTCCAGTTGCGGATGTTCTAGTGAAGCAAAGTGAACCAGGCAGATGGGCTTGTGTTTTGgtaggaggagggaggggggtgAACTTTGACCTGTATGAGGAATGGAAGGAATCTCGATCCAATCGGCATATTACAGAGCAGCTTTGTTGAGGCGATTATCGCCATTAGGTCTAAATTGCCTAAAAGTACCGAGGTGGATAAGTGTGGATCAAGTAACAGAGTAGTTTAATACGTGCATGCGCTTTGCATCACTGCTCAAAACTCTTTGGAACACTGTGAGGTTACATATAATGACTAAGTGAAGACTGATGAATTAATTCactaatttaacatttaagatACAAAAGGCCCTTGTGGGTTTGTGTTTTAGCTGCCCTTCTCTGTTGCACCACAGCTGGTGTGCACAACCTTCGGCCCACTGCGCAGTtcgtaaaacaaataaaagttcAGACCAACTGTGAGAGAGGTGGGGAACATTATAATTAACACAAATTTTCACTAAATAGcttaaaaaacatgtttcagCATTGCATTGTCACGTGAACAGACAGAAAagtgattttgttttcatttatatcCGTTTTGACGTTCACATTTGTACCGTTTAGTTGTTTTATGGTCAAGTGATTTACCCACATTGATTGACAAGAACAAATAAAGCGATTTGGCTGTTAAATTACAAAATCTGATTCATGTACAAAAACCCGTGACTCTAACCTCCACGCGTGAAACACCAACTAAACGGAAATATAACGTGTATATATAATCCAAGGAGACAAATTATCAAAAATGTGTTCTTTAATTCAAACTGACAAACTCTAGAACTAATTGCTGTCTTCatacataacatgaatcatcaTTATGACAAACAAAAGAAGAGCAAGGAAAGAAGGAGAATGTTGGGAGGACAAGAAAGAGGGAGGAGACTGAGGCAGCGAGGTCATCCAGTGGTAGAGAgatgcaaaatggctgccgcttCACCAACTCTCTTGCTGCCAACCGCTTTTCCTAGCAAGCGATGGCAACAATGTGGAACGGCGGATAGATTGATGTTGAGAAAAGTGACTGTGTCCTCAATTTTCTCTCTCCACTTTAGTGGGTTGAACAGACAGAcagggagggagagagggagaaatgggggggtggggggtggggttggggggggggggggggggagcaggaGGTGGCGCTCACTCCATGGCCTCCTGGTTCTCTTGGTCTGCTCCCATGTCTTCGCTGGCCTCTTTGCCCTCCTTGCTCCTCTTGCTCTTCTTGTGTTTGTGCCTCCGGTGGCTGTCAGCCTCTTCACTGTCAtgcctcctcctgctgctgctgctaatgGAGAGGGAGACGAGGTGGAAGCCCAAGTAAGTGCAAAGTTAGCAGCACCGTTTGAAGGGTACAAAAGGTGAGCAGGAGAGAGAAGAGAtgaggggggagaaaaaaaaaatcaatcatgaGAAATGGAGAAAGGACTGGAGGCTAAAAGGCGGCGCCGTGCCGCCAAGGCAGAAAGACGAGACGTGAGGGCAGGGAGGTTGGCATACCTGCGAGATGACTTGTGGCGTCCCTCGTCTTTCTCCCGATGCCGCCTCTCCCGGTGTCGGTCCTCCTTCTCGCGGCTCGCACGCTCGCGATGGCGATCCGCGTAGCCGCGTTCCTGGTACTCGCGGTAACGATAGCGCTCCTCGTCGctaatatcacaacaacaacaaaatcaaacaaatatcACACACAGTGGACTATGATGTGCAAGCAAGTCACTGAGCAAAAACTATGTTGTggcaaattagaaaaaaaaacaaaatcaataactGGAAAACTACGGAAAAGGATttgggccagtgaagagagaacaaaaaaagtttggcagaattctgactttattctcagaattctcactttaaagtcagaattctgagaataaagtcagaatcctgccaaactcttttttttcccctcttcactggccctaatcctcttttgTAGAAAATGAGTTGTAcgctttttcattttattgttgaattatttaatattttattagttaatcatttcttttttttttttttaagtttcgaATAATACATAGGTTGCGAATCTTAAGATTTGGCAACATGATTGCCAATTCTGATAGCCTGGGTGACCACTTTTAACTTGAACGATACATTCTTGGAATTACGTTGGATTTTAGGGTCAACAGGAACATGAATCACCTTTgtcaggattaatcggtaaacaggatacataatttttggcaagTCGTTGTCCAAAAAAATTTATTCAATGCTGCGAAAATGAGCTCACACCAATGAAAGTCTTCATCAAACCAGTGTGACGAGTAAGATTCTCATCTGACCTTGTGTAGCCCATCACTGCGGGGCTGTGATCTCGTTCTCGCTCCCGTTCTCTCTCACGCTCGTGCGTCCTCTCTCGGGGCCGCTCTCTGTCCTTGTCTCGCTTGTCATCCCGGCGGGGATAGTAGTCCCACGGCTTGGAGTTGTCCATCAACGGGGGCCAGGAAGTAGGCACACCTCCAGTCATGGGGGGAGGGTATGCACCTGCAGTCACAGTAGCAGGTTACAATGTTTACTGGTTATTAGACAAAGAATGGTGCAGAAAACGAGATTTCAAGCTGTCTACCTTGAGGAAAGGGATACGGCGGGAGCGAGCGTCCGTCGTAACCTCCACCATGGCTGCAGAGCAAATGCAAGAGATGTGCGTGTAAGGTTTCCCACTTGCACATCACTTCAAATCAAAAAAATTGAATGCATATCACGTGATGTGATGTTACCTGTCCATAGTCGGAATAATTGAAGGCGGGGGACCAGTAGGTGGAGCAGGAAACCCAGGGGGGGGAACAGTGATGGGCAACCCTTAGAGAGACAAAAACAGGAAGAAACCAAGAAGGTCATTCATCAGCCTTCACATGCCATATGGGAGGCGTGTGCATGAAGTACAAAATCGCATTCAACTCACGGGGCGGCGGGATGAGAGGCGGCGCCGAACTGACGTTGGGTGGCGGGGGGAGGAAAGGAGGCGGGGGGATGTTTGGAGGCAGTGGTCCAGGGGGGAAGAAGGTGGGAATCTTCGTGGCAGTGGGATCGCCGTCGGATGTGGAGTGTTCAGAGATCACCTGtaccaaagaagaaaaaatgttttaagtgtaagAATGATAAATGGATGTTTGTGTGGCAAGGTGCGTCTTGACAACCTGGATGTTATTGCCCTCAAGGTTGTGCCTGCGCCGCCCTTCCACCCTGCTGATGGTGGCTGTCCCTCCACCAATCACATCTATGGTACCGCTCGTCTTCCTGGGAAAGGAAGAAAAACACACCATCATAGTGTGGTTCCACTAAATGTgctgtatttcatttttcaggctgttttttttttttttttttttttttttttaaacatagcaCTGCCAAAACACCAGTATAAACATCATGATCCTTTGCCCATTTTCACAACATCCAACTATTTTCTAATGTGTTTGTCCTCATTTGGGCTATAACTGAGTTGGAGTCTTTCCCATCTGACTTTGGTTAAGAGGTGGGCTAAACCCTTGATTCAGTGCATGGGGCACATACAGCGTTCACTCTCTACTTCGCGGTTTAGCTATTGTCGCTTTCGTCTAGCGGCGTATTTTCATTGTGACCATAACGTCATCTATTGCGGCTTTACCTCGCAATTTTTTACAGGCGAGCTTCATTCGACCAACAAATTTCCAGATACATGTCATCTCGTtacatctgaccaatgaaattaACGAACAGGTCACAGTGGACCAAAATAACGGTCCAAATCCGTTTCAGGCACTTTCATATTTTTGTGAAAGGCTTGGATGACAAAATCTTTTACCAAAACTGTCCGCATGCGAAGCGTGAACCGACTGATAccccctgttttttgttttgtttttttaaattattcccCAATTGGACAAGGCCGTGCCCACTTACGTATAATAGGACATATCCGGGACAGGTGGGCCAGTCCATTGAGAGGAAGAGATCCTACCGGGGGTAAAGGAAATGAGAGTaacagacaccaacacacacatatatgaagatgtctttttt encodes the following:
- the fip1l1b gene encoding pre-mRNA 3'-end-processing factor FIP1 isoform X2, with amino-acid sequence MSAAEEADKTANTDASAGDEEEEWLYGDENEGKEEEEEAKPPAADSAPAEAPTEEAAEHATGNGVVSESQATEDAAGDDAESDSDSDDDDDDVRVTIGDIKTGAPQYAPYGAPPVNLNIKSTSSRPYGQVTTKVKGVDLDAPGNINGVPVLEADMELFEEKPWRKPGADLSDYFNYGFNEDTWKAYCEKQKRLRMGLEVSTIGLATSKITVQQGRTGNEKEVSNVSLHSSKSDFTSSASVYKSVTSQVPRISSSQWTGPPVPDMSYYTKTSGTIDVIGGGTATISRVEGRRRHNLEGNNIQVISEHSTSDGDPTATKIPTFFPPGPLPPNIPPPPFLPPPPNVSSAPPLIPPPRLPITVPPPGFPAPPTGPPPSIIPTMDSHGGGYDGRSLPPYPFPQGAYPPPMTGGVPTSWPPLMDNSKPWDYYPRRDDKRDKDRERPRERTHERERERERERDHSPAVMGYTSDEERYRYREYQERGYADRHRERASREKEDRHRERRHREKDEGRHKSSRSSSSRRRHDSEEADSHRRHKHKKSKRSKEGKEASEDMGADQENQEAME
- the fip1l1b gene encoding pre-mRNA 3'-end-processing factor FIP1 isoform X3, translating into MSAAEEADKTANTDASAGDEEEEWLYGDENEGKEEEEEAKPPAADSAPAEAPTEEAAEHATGNGVVSESQATEDAAGDDAESDSDSDDDDDDVRVTIGDIKTGAPQYAPYGAPPVNLNIKSTSSRPYGQVTTKVKGVDLDAPGNINGVPVLEADMELFEEKPWRKPGADLSDYFNYGFNEDTWKAYCEKQKRLRMGLEVSTIGLATSKITKVQQGRTGNEKEVSNVSLHSSKSDFTSSASVYKSVTSQVPRISSSQWTGPPVPDMSYYTKTSGTIDVIGGGTATISRVEGRRRHNLEGNNIQVISEHSTSDGDPTATKIPTFFPPGPLPPNIPPPPFLPPPPNVSSAPPLIPPPRLPITVPPPGFPAPPTGPPPSIIPTMDSHGGGYDGRSLPPYPFPQGAYPPPMTGGVPTSWPPLMDNSKPWDYYPRRDDKRDKDRERPRERTHERERERERERDHSPAVMGYTSDEERYRYREYQERGYADRHRERASREKEDRHRERRHREKDEGRHKSSRSSSRRRHDSEEADSHRRHKHKKSKRSKEGKEASEDMGADQENQEAME